Proteins encoded by one window of Branchiostoma floridae strain S238N-H82 chromosome 6, Bfl_VNyyK, whole genome shotgun sequence:
- the LOC118418532 gene encoding tumor protein p53-inducible nuclear protein 1-like, producing MFSAVTNLLFGASEEVGACDLRTSTLDDDWVLVELPAGMNIQQMEKETEALTQSRPGDRPSTSSSPVPIPENHPVEESWFVTPPPCFTAGGQSPVAMETNPMENLLIEHPSMSVYVQQRSSRNSSGETTESSDSSGQHQQQRRDVVHRPPQRAAAIAARVGIVEQAKMKRHAQRVQERHEKKANSKTNLQRANLTSCRPIRASRHNRNRGLMCKQPQGRVNKGRC from the exons ATGTTCAGCGCTGTGACAAACCTACTGTTCGGTGCTAGTGAGGAGGTCGGTGCCTGCGACCTGAGGACCTCTACACTAGATGATGACTGGGTGCTAGTTGAACTACCTG CGGGTATGAATATACAACAAATGGAGAAGGAGACGGAGGCCCTGACTCAATCCAGGCCTGGcgaccgtccgtcgacttcctCCTCCCCGGTTCCCATTCCTGAAAACCATCCTGTGGAAGAGAGTTGGTTTGTCACCCCGCCTCCATGCTTCACCGCTGGTGGTCAATCCcccgttgccatggaaaccaacCCCATGGAGAACTTGCTCATAGAGCACCCGAGCATGTCGGTCTACGTCCAACAACGGTCGTCCCGCAATAGCTCGGGGGAAACGACGGAATCTAGTGACTCTAGCGGGCAGCATCAACAGCAAAGAAGAGATGTGGTGCACAGGCCGCCGCAGAGGGCGGCCGCCATCGCGGCCAGGGTAGGGATCGTAGAGCAGGCCAAGATGAAACGGCACGCTCAACGGGTCCAGGAGCGCCACGAGAAGAAGGCGAACAGCAAGACCAACCTGCAGCGTGCCAACCTGACCAGCTGCCGTCCCATCCGGGCTTCCCGCCACAACCGCAACCGGGGGCTGATGTGCAAGCAGCCACAGGGCCGCGTCAACAAGGGCAGGTGCTAA
- the LOC118418548 gene encoding protein C19orf12 homolog — translation MPIRLDHVMHLLSTLAQEENLRVAVKESLKGGLLTGMVAAAGGLLGGPPGLAVGGAVGGALAAWSSAGRFKSVATIILEMDHTQQLQLYNAVWSILEGITADDLVTLQALVRGDAMMRRMLLDALVGYVQKDMGMTILD, via the exons ATGCCCATCAGACTTGATCATGTGATGCACCTGCTCAGTACACTGGCTCAGGAGGAGAATCTACGAGTCGCAGTCAAAGAGTCGCTGAAGGGAGGACTTCTGACAGGGATGGTTGCAGCTGCTGGGGGTCTTCTGGGAGGTCCACCTGGTCTGGCTGTAG GTGGAGCGGTGGGAGGAGCCTTGGCTGCCTGGTCCTCAGCTGGCAGGTTCAAATCTGTGGCCACCATCATCCTGGAGATGGACCATACCCAGCAGCTTCAGCTGTATAACGCAGTCTGGTCCATCCTGGAGGGAATCACTGCAGATGACCTGGTCACCCTGCAGGCTTTGGTGAGAGGAGATGCCATGATGAGGAGAATGCTGCTGGATGCTCTAGTCGGATATGTACAAAAAGACATGGGCATGACTATATTGGACTAA
- the LOC118418491 gene encoding G1/S-specific cyclin-E-like isoform X1, producing the protein MKDCDRMSRRSVRQKARKQKLETTEEPAFVLCTRKRKASPENMGNQDVAKRRQQFQIQNRWVPISQGSHVGTSFIVATDSEELNADFEVGSHFQIRNLLSDSRLSPLPDLNWASSRELWSPMLEKEALYNRDHNYLNRHPGLAPRMRAILLDWLIEVCEVYRLHRETFYLAQDFIDRFLSTERDLPKHRLQHIGITALFIAAKLEEIYPPKVTEFAYVTDGACTDEEILDMELVLLKALNWELSPMTVNSWLNVYLQLANLDAIDFEEFYLPQYSGHTFVQVAQLVDLCMLDISSLQFSYAAIATAALYHNSCRDICLRVSGFSWEEVAPCVQWMTPYAITRREAGYVPLKMYNQISPEAAHNIQNHTCDLAMLEKAQARQAEMSSLSRASPLSIPGMITPPQSNKKQHTTT; encoded by the exons ATGAAGGATTGTGATAGAATGTCAAGAAGAAG cGTTAGGCAAAAGGCTAGAAAGCAGAAACTTGAAACGACTGAAGAGCCAGCCTTCGTACTTTGCACAAGGAAGAGAAAAGCCTCTCCG GAAAACATGGGGAACCAAGACGTGGCCAAAAGAAGACAGCAATTCCAGATCCAG AATCGCTGGGTCCCCATCTCTCAGGGTTCACATGTAGGCACTAGTTTCATTGTCGCCACAGACTCAGAGGAGTTGAATGCTGACTTTGAAGTAG GTTCACACTTCCAGATCAGGAATCTCCTCAGCGACAGTAGATTATCCCCGTTACCCGACCTGAACTGGGCCAGCTCCAGAGAGCTGTGGTCACCCATGTTAGAGAAGGAGGCGCTCTACAACAGAGATCACAACTACCTGAACAGACACCCGGGGCTGGCACCGCGCATGAGGGCCATTTTGTTAGACTGGTTAATAGAG GTGTGTGAAGTGTACAGATTACACAGGGAGACATTCTACTTAGCACAAGACTTCATCGACAGATTCCTGTCTACAGAGAGAGACTTACCCAAGCACAGACTACAGCATATAGGCATCACAGCTCTCTTCATAGCAGCAAAGTTAGAG GAAATTTACCCGCCAAAAGTGACAGAGTTTGCCTATGTGACGGACGGTGCCTGTACAGATGAAGAAATCCTGGACATGGAACTAGTGTTGTTGAAG GCCCTGAACTGGGAGTTGTCCCCGATGACAGTTAACTCCTGGCTGAACGTCTACCTCCAGCTGGCTAACCTGGATGCCATAGACTTCGAAGAGTTCTACTTGCCACAATACTCAGGACACACCTTTGTACAGGTTGCCCAG CTGGTGGACCTGTGTATGTTGGACATCAGCTCCCTGCAGTTCTCCTACGCTGCCATTGCCACTGCTGCTCTCTATCACAACAGTTGTCGGGATATCTGCCTCAGAGTCTCAG GTTTTTCATGGGAAGAAGTGGCTCCGTGTGTGCAGTGGATGACGCCATACGCCATCACCAGGAGAGAAGCGGGCTATGTTCCACTCAAGATGTACAACCAGATCAGTCCTGAGGCTGCACACAATATCCAAAACCACACCTGTGATCTGGCCATGCTG GAAAAAGCCCAGGCCAGACAGGCAGAGATGTCGTCCCTGTCCCGAGCCAGCCCTCTGTCTATCCCCGGGATGATTACCCCTCCCCAGAGCAACAAGAAACAGCACACCACCACTTGA
- the LOC118418525 gene encoding uncharacterized protein F13E9.13, mitochondrial-like produces MQRFQKVFGRLQAAAVGMVHVGALPGTPRSSETVGQLIDKACKEAEIYKRAGLDAVMVENMHDVPYLLGGDVGHEVTAAMTAVCREVRRVCPRLPCGVQVLSAANKQALAVALATGLDFVRVEGFVFSHVADEGLLNSCAGDLLRYRTRIGADSIMVFTDIKKKHSSHAITADVSIADTARAAEFFLSDGVIVTGTETGRPVDSKELKEVHQAVDIPVLVGSGVSTENLPTYLRANGLIVGSYFKKNGLWQNEVDLDRVNMFMDRLSTLRQKLR; encoded by the exons ATGCAGCGGTTTCAGAAGGTGTTTGGGCGGCTGCAGGCGGCCGCTGTCGGCATGGTCCATGTCGGGGCACTACCAG GGACACCAAGAAGCAGTGAAACTGTTGGCCAGCTGATCGACAAGGCCTGTAAAGAGGCAGAGATATACAAGAGAGCAGGATTG GATGCTGTGATGGTTGAAAACATGCACGATGTGCCATACTTGTTGGGTGGTGATGTTGGCCATGAGGTAACGGCTGCGATGACAGCAGTGTGCAGAGAGGTCCGTCGCGTGTGTCCTCGTCTACCGTGCGGTGTGCAGGTTCTATCAGCAGCTAACAAACAGGCACTGGCTGTAGCTCTGGCTACAG GTCTGGACTTCGTGCGTGTGGAAGGGTTTGTGTTCTCCCATGTAGCAGACGAGGGGCTGTTGAACAGCTGTGCTGGTGACCTGCTGCGATACAGGACACGGATTGGTGCAGACAGCATCATGGTCTTTACTGACATCAAGAAGAAACACAG CTCCCATGCCATCACTGCAGATGTGAGCATTGCTGACACAGCACGTGCAGCAGAGTTCTTCCTGTCGGATGGCGTCATAGTTACAGGCACCGAGACGGGCAGACCAGTGGACAGTAAGGAGCTCAAAG AGGTTCATCAGGCTGTAGACATTCCAGTGTTGGTGGGGTCTGGAGTCAGCACAGAAAACCTTCCGACATATCTCAGGGCCAACGGACTGATTGTCGGGTcctacttcaagaaaaatgggCTTTGGCAGAATGAGGTGGACCTGGACAGAGTGAACATGTTCATGGACAGGTTGTCAACTCTGAGACAGAAACTCAGGTGA
- the LOC118418491 gene encoding G1/S-specific cyclin-E1-like isoform X2 has translation MAGTGGWNAFPSFAMIDPVLEWRKSLFTPGSHFQIRNLLSDSRLSPLPDLNWASSRELWSPMLEKEALYNRDHNYLNRHPGLAPRMRAILLDWLIEVCEVYRLHRETFYLAQDFIDRFLSTERDLPKHRLQHIGITALFIAAKLEEIYPPKVTEFAYVTDGACTDEEILDMELVLLKALNWELSPMTVNSWLNVYLQLANLDAIDFEEFYLPQYSGHTFVQVAQLVDLCMLDISSLQFSYAAIATAALYHNSCRDICLRVSGFSWEEVAPCVQWMTPYAITRREAGYVPLKMYNQISPEAAHNIQNHTCDLAMLEKAQARQAEMSSLSRASPLSIPGMITPPQSNKKQHTTT, from the exons ATGGCAGGCACAGGAGGGTGGAATGCTTTCCCCAGTTTTGCCATGATTGACCCTGTCTTAGAATGGCGGAAATCACTTTTTACCCCTG GTTCACACTTCCAGATCAGGAATCTCCTCAGCGACAGTAGATTATCCCCGTTACCCGACCTGAACTGGGCCAGCTCCAGAGAGCTGTGGTCACCCATGTTAGAGAAGGAGGCGCTCTACAACAGAGATCACAACTACCTGAACAGACACCCGGGGCTGGCACCGCGCATGAGGGCCATTTTGTTAGACTGGTTAATAGAG GTGTGTGAAGTGTACAGATTACACAGGGAGACATTCTACTTAGCACAAGACTTCATCGACAGATTCCTGTCTACAGAGAGAGACTTACCCAAGCACAGACTACAGCATATAGGCATCACAGCTCTCTTCATAGCAGCAAAGTTAGAG GAAATTTACCCGCCAAAAGTGACAGAGTTTGCCTATGTGACGGACGGTGCCTGTACAGATGAAGAAATCCTGGACATGGAACTAGTGTTGTTGAAG GCCCTGAACTGGGAGTTGTCCCCGATGACAGTTAACTCCTGGCTGAACGTCTACCTCCAGCTGGCTAACCTGGATGCCATAGACTTCGAAGAGTTCTACTTGCCACAATACTCAGGACACACCTTTGTACAGGTTGCCCAG CTGGTGGACCTGTGTATGTTGGACATCAGCTCCCTGCAGTTCTCCTACGCTGCCATTGCCACTGCTGCTCTCTATCACAACAGTTGTCGGGATATCTGCCTCAGAGTCTCAG GTTTTTCATGGGAAGAAGTGGCTCCGTGTGTGCAGTGGATGACGCCATACGCCATCACCAGGAGAGAAGCGGGCTATGTTCCACTCAAGATGTACAACCAGATCAGTCCTGAGGCTGCACACAATATCCAAAACCACACCTGTGATCTGGCCATGCTG GAAAAAGCCCAGGCCAGACAGGCAGAGATGTCGTCCCTGTCCCGAGCCAGCCCTCTGTCTATCCCCGGGATGATTACCCCTCCCCAGAGCAACAAGAAACAGCACACCACCACTTGA